In the Candidatus Electrothrix rattekaaiensis genome, one interval contains:
- the tatA gene encoding twin-arginine translocase TatA/TatE family subunit: MFGLGMPELIIILVIIVIIFGAGKLPEIGSGIGKGIRNFKDATKSDDDPKPIEDKDNSKES, translated from the coding sequence ATGTTCGGACTCGGAATGCCTGAACTGATTATCATCCTGGTTATTATTGTTATTATTTTCGGCGCAGGGAAACTGCCTGAAATCGGCTCCGGTATCGGAAAAGGGATCAGGAATTTCAAAGATGCTACAAAAAGCGATGATGACCCGAAACCCATAGAAGACAAGGACAACAGCAAAGAAAGCTGA
- a CDS encoding class I SAM-dependent RNA methyltransferase, with the protein MKHTATKHTVTIEKVIPGGKGLARTADGQVVMTPFTLPNEGVLVKEDKKKSGYLEGKIERILSPSPARIKPLCPLYGECGGCDLQHGSYAEQLRIKKGIVAESLHRAKVPIEHVQKHVQDTVASPAQWGYRYRLRLKINPAGQLGFFKKRSNDFLPVSHCPVATQGINAALAELSETGILQPLAGLYREVELMESPADGKITLVLRGEKQKPPSATLQALATSPCIHQVGWAARKKFLYTSPLTQHVRFGEKNCALSWSGGCFSQVNPGQNEQLIRLVCDLAGALSGDLSGKTVLDLYCGMGNFSIPLGLCGGTVTGIEGNKESIHWAEKNAQQAGISARFLVADVRAALKQLVNQGEKVGCILLDPPRSGVGKDITLLSRLEPEKTIYVSCDPATLARDLNLLCTHGYNITRVVPVDMFPQTSHIESVVLLERS; encoded by the coding sequence ATGAAGCATACAGCCACAAAGCATACTGTTACTATAGAGAAAGTTATACCCGGCGGGAAAGGACTAGCCCGGACAGCTGACGGACAAGTCGTCATGACTCCTTTTACCCTGCCGAACGAGGGCGTACTGGTCAAAGAAGACAAAAAAAAATCCGGCTATCTTGAAGGAAAAATCGAAAGAATACTTTCCCCCTCTCCTGCTCGGATCAAACCTCTTTGCCCCTTATACGGAGAATGCGGAGGCTGTGATTTGCAGCACGGCAGCTATGCTGAACAGCTCAGAATCAAAAAGGGGATTGTTGCTGAATCACTGCACCGTGCCAAAGTACCCATTGAACATGTACAAAAGCATGTGCAAGATACAGTGGCCTCACCAGCCCAATGGGGGTACCGTTATCGCCTTCGCCTCAAAATTAACCCTGCTGGACAGCTTGGTTTCTTCAAAAAAAGAAGTAACGATTTTCTTCCTGTCAGCCACTGCCCGGTGGCAACACAGGGTATCAACGCCGCCTTGGCCGAGCTGAGTGAGACAGGAATTCTCCAACCGCTCGCCGGACTCTACCGAGAAGTTGAGCTGATGGAATCGCCTGCTGACGGAAAAATCACTCTCGTTCTCCGAGGTGAAAAGCAGAAGCCACCATCCGCAACACTCCAGGCCCTTGCCACAAGCCCTTGTATTCACCAAGTGGGATGGGCTGCACGGAAAAAATTTCTTTATACTTCCCCACTGACCCAGCACGTTCGGTTTGGTGAAAAAAACTGTGCTTTGTCTTGGTCCGGAGGTTGTTTTTCCCAAGTCAATCCTGGTCAGAATGAGCAGCTGATCCGTTTGGTCTGCGATCTTGCCGGAGCCCTTTCAGGAGATCTGAGCGGCAAAACCGTTCTAGATCTTTACTGCGGCATGGGTAATTTTTCTATCCCTCTTGGGCTCTGCGGCGGGACCGTTACCGGCATTGAGGGAAACAAAGAAAGTATCCATTGGGCAGAGAAAAACGCTCAGCAGGCCGGAATTTCCGCCCGTTTCCTTGTCGCCGATGTACGCGCCGCGCTGAAGCAGCTTGTTAATCAAGGAGAAAAAGTAGGCTGTATTCTCCTTGATCCGCCACGAAGCGGGGTCGGGAAAGACATCACCTTACTCTCGCGCTTGGAGCCAGAAAAAACCATTTACGTCTCCTGCGACCCAGCCACCCTTGCCCGCGACCTAAATCTTCTTTGCACTCACGGTTATAATATTACCCGTGTTGTTCCTGTAGATATGTTCCCCCAGACCAGTCATATTGAATCTGTTGTTCTGTTGGAACGCAGCTAA
- the tatC gene encoding twin-arginine translocase subunit TatC, with product MSTATLLDRFRPHHQELRKRLLKSFTAIALSTALAYFFIDHLAAFCTQPLFFAAPTLEKLVYTKLTDAFVSYIKLALLAGIIVSFPYLLYQCWMFIAPGLLSKERVVARRVILWSTSLFIGGALFGFFIVLPKTLSFFMSYAGENLVPMPKLGLYLTFVARMVLAFAISFEIPFLMVMTTVVGLVTHDHFKTKRKYFYIAIVVLSFLLTAGEVTATVLLVLPLFALYEAGIIAGRIFIKQKDDGESQSV from the coding sequence ATGAGTACCGCCACACTGTTAGATCGTTTTCGCCCCCATCATCAGGAGTTGCGAAAAAGGTTGCTGAAATCGTTTACAGCTATCGCGCTGAGCACAGCTCTTGCCTATTTTTTTATTGATCATCTTGCAGCATTCTGTACCCAGCCGCTGTTTTTTGCAGCTCCGACGTTGGAAAAACTGGTCTATACCAAACTGACCGATGCCTTTGTATCTTATATCAAACTTGCCCTTCTCGCAGGGATTATAGTCAGTTTTCCTTATCTGCTGTATCAGTGCTGGATGTTTATCGCTCCGGGGTTGCTGAGCAAGGAGCGGGTCGTGGCCCGCAGGGTTATTCTGTGGTCGACCAGCCTGTTTATCGGGGGAGCTTTGTTTGGCTTTTTTATTGTTCTCCCGAAAACCTTGTCTTTTTTCATGAGCTATGCCGGAGAGAACTTGGTGCCTATGCCCAAGCTGGGCCTTTATCTGACCTTTGTCGCCCGCATGGTGCTCGCCTTTGCCATCTCGTTTGAAATTCCTTTTCTTATGGTCATGACCACGGTTGTTGGGCTCGTTACTCATGATCACTTTAAAACGAAGCGCAAGTATTTTTATATTGCTATCGTTGTTCTTTCCTTCCTGCTGACAGCTGGCGAGGTGACTGCGACTGTACTGCTTGTCTTGCCCTTGTTCGCCCTTTATGAAGCTGGGATTATTGCTGGACGAATTTTTATCAAGCAGAAAGACGACGGAGAATCTCAATCTGTTTAG
- the tatB gene encoding Sec-independent protein translocase protein TatB, producing MFGIGLPEMIVILAVALIVVGPDKLPELARSLAKGVNELKSTLNQVKDSLNEETKIVSSVQHDLQQTAGQMKTHLLEDVTRNPNQWKQEGETPPASDILEGNEVIEAEAESPSPRSWEEETEPVLQEESISDQQTELAEGDAENESEQHEAEGDDKTSDDETSAQRPSSVI from the coding sequence ATGTTTGGAATAGGTTTGCCAGAAATGATTGTAATTCTGGCTGTAGCATTGATTGTGGTCGGGCCGGACAAGCTCCCAGAATTGGCCCGTTCGCTGGCAAAAGGTGTTAACGAGCTAAAGAGCACCTTGAATCAGGTGAAAGACAGCCTGAACGAAGAAACAAAGATCGTCAGCTCGGTGCAGCATGATCTCCAGCAGACAGCTGGTCAGATGAAAACACATCTGCTCGAAGATGTAACAAGGAATCCCAACCAGTGGAAGCAAGAAGGGGAGACTCCTCCTGCTTCAGATATCCTAGAAGGGAATGAAGTCATTGAAGCTGAAGCAGAATCTCCGTCCCCGCGTTCGTGGGAGGAGGAAACAGAGCCTGTTCTCCAAGAAGAGAGTATATCTGACCAGCAAACTGAGCTTGCTGAAGGTGATGCTGAGAATGAATCTGAACAGCATGAGGCCGAGGGGGATGATAAGACTTCCGATGATGAGACCTCAGCACAACGGCCTTCTTCTGTCATATGA